The Edaphobacter sp. 12200R-103 genome contains a region encoding:
- a CDS encoding PadR family transcriptional regulator, whose translation MPVKKKTDSSEILKGTLDMMILRTLIHGDAHGHTIAKVIERSSEDVLEIEQGSLYPALHRMEDRGWISSYWGASENNRKARFYQLTAGGRKQLTAESRRWQKMTRAIALVMGESPAQESGE comes from the coding sequence ATGCCCGTGAAGAAGAAGACGGACAGCAGCGAGATATTGAAGGGGACTTTGGACATGATGATTCTTCGGACGTTGATTCACGGCGATGCGCATGGTCATACGATTGCCAAGGTCATCGAGCGAAGTTCGGAGGATGTGTTGGAGATTGAGCAGGGGTCGCTCTATCCGGCGCTGCACCGTATGGAGGATCGAGGATGGATCTCGTCGTACTGGGGGGCAAGTGAGAACAATCGCAAGGCCAGGTTTTACCAGTTGACCGCGGGCGGAAGAAAACAACTGACCGCGGAAAGCAGACGTTGGCAGAAGATGACCCGTGCGATTGCGTTGGTAATGGGGGAATCTCCCGCACAGGAGAGTGGTGAATGA
- a CDS encoding ABC transporter permease — MMSWRRFFRRKHRDAELQQEVKVHIEEEIAENLERGMSAAESRRQAYLKFGNVQRMREEVWRKNSFVEMQSLLRDLKDVLRRLKHAPTAVLTVTVSLGLGIASNAVIFSGLNKLVLQKPPVGDPASLVEVFSTTLHGQKTQTTALPVYEAVRSQAKSFSGVAAYDVLMQGTLAGEGEPERVWGQSTTTNFFDVAQLPMRLGRGFTRHEEYSPVIVLSYGLWRQSFHGDEEIVGKTMALSGRTFTVVGVTMPGFHGMNRIVDAKFWVPLAQQRELSPDSLHDPTIHSLNVIARIKPEVSHADAAAELNTVANRIAASDAKLYPGLGFVMEDAGSLPGPAVQKIKILLAALTAVALLVLCIAGSNVTNLLLARAMARHREMAVRIALGATRWQLIRPMLMESALLAVGGGVFGIAITMVGLRALQGFHIPSPVPIDMSLNVNWRVTLYAFLLSVGVGLLCGIGPAFAATRPVVPNALKGESTLERPGRQWNLRNVLVVVQISACLVLLCTTGLYLHNLADASDVDPGFRTHGIFMIAIDPVHNGYKAEEVPVLLRRARERITALSGVVSASWTDTVPLSMTGAGDSFHPAGKAADEQRDLRSYVFSVSPGYFDTMGTALIAGKDLNRVDPNMSKQAVVNEMFAKKMFGTRNALGERVSGRGATYEIVGVVKNTKSAFMLEEDRPIIYTGLEQNIGLNNASPPMGYSLMVHYEGSMAELAAAMRKEIHAIDPKLAVFNEKEMKEHINDALIIPRAESAVFGTFGLAGLLLAAVGLYGLMSYSVQRRTHEIGVRLALGATRGGVQALVMKQGMTLVGIAAVIGAPLALAASKIASKLQYGISAYDAVTFTCVPVFLAAVALVACCIPAVRAAAIEPQTALRHE; from the coding sequence ATGATGAGCTGGCGTCGATTCTTTCGCCGAAAGCACCGCGATGCAGAGCTGCAGCAAGAGGTCAAGGTTCATATAGAAGAAGAGATTGCGGAGAACCTTGAACGGGGAATGTCTGCTGCGGAGAGCCGACGCCAAGCTTATCTGAAGTTCGGCAATGTTCAGAGGATGCGTGAAGAGGTCTGGCGAAAGAACAGCTTCGTCGAGATGCAGAGTCTGCTGCGCGATCTAAAGGATGTACTCCGAAGGCTTAAGCATGCACCGACGGCTGTACTTACGGTCACGGTGTCTCTGGGGTTGGGGATTGCATCGAACGCCGTCATCTTTTCGGGATTGAACAAGCTGGTGTTGCAGAAGCCTCCGGTTGGCGATCCGGCGTCGCTGGTCGAGGTATTTTCCACGACGCTGCATGGACAAAAAACGCAAACCACTGCATTGCCTGTCTATGAAGCCGTGCGTTCGCAGGCGAAGTCCTTTTCGGGAGTCGCGGCTTATGACGTCCTCATGCAAGGAACCCTGGCGGGAGAAGGTGAGCCGGAGCGGGTGTGGGGGCAGAGCACGACGACGAACTTCTTCGACGTCGCACAACTGCCGATGCGACTAGGGAGAGGGTTTACGCGCCACGAGGAATACTCTCCGGTCATTGTGTTGAGCTATGGGCTTTGGCGGCAGTCCTTCCATGGAGATGAGGAGATCGTGGGAAAGACGATGGCGCTCTCTGGAAGGACGTTTACCGTCGTGGGTGTGACGATGCCTGGATTCCACGGTATGAATCGAATCGTCGATGCAAAATTCTGGGTTCCACTGGCCCAGCAGAGAGAATTGTCTCCAGACTCCCTTCATGATCCGACGATCCATAGCCTGAATGTGATTGCGCGGATCAAGCCGGAGGTGAGTCATGCTGACGCTGCTGCCGAGCTGAATACGGTAGCGAACCGGATTGCTGCGAGCGACGCGAAGTTATATCCGGGGCTTGGTTTTGTGATGGAAGATGCAGGATCGCTGCCGGGGCCTGCTGTCCAGAAGATCAAGATACTGCTGGCTGCCCTTACGGCGGTGGCGTTGCTGGTGCTGTGCATTGCAGGCTCGAACGTGACGAACTTGTTATTGGCGCGAGCGATGGCACGGCATCGGGAGATGGCGGTTCGGATTGCGCTAGGCGCGACGAGATGGCAACTGATACGGCCGATGTTGATGGAGAGCGCGTTGCTGGCCGTGGGAGGAGGTGTGTTTGGTATCGCAATAACCATGGTGGGACTCCGCGCGCTACAGGGATTTCATATCCCGTCACCGGTACCGATCGACATGAGCCTCAATGTAAATTGGAGAGTCACACTGTATGCCTTTCTTCTTAGCGTGGGCGTCGGCCTTTTGTGTGGGATCGGACCGGCGTTCGCTGCGACGCGCCCTGTAGTACCGAATGCTTTGAAAGGTGAAAGCACTCTGGAGAGGCCGGGTAGACAGTGGAACCTGCGCAATGTGCTGGTGGTTGTGCAGATCTCTGCCTGCCTTGTGTTGCTGTGTACGACCGGACTCTATCTCCATAACCTGGCGGACGCGTCAGACGTGGATCCGGGCTTTCGGACACACGGCATCTTCATGATTGCCATCGATCCGGTACATAACGGATATAAGGCCGAAGAAGTGCCAGTATTGCTACGGCGTGCGCGAGAACGCATTACTGCATTGTCAGGTGTCGTTTCAGCTTCATGGACGGATACGGTTCCACTTTCTATGACGGGTGCCGGTGACTCTTTCCATCCTGCAGGAAAAGCTGCTGATGAACAGCGGGACCTTCGTTCGTATGTTTTTAGCGTTAGCCCTGGTTACTTCGACACTATGGGAACCGCGCTGATTGCGGGCAAAGATCTCAACCGTGTCGATCCAAACATGTCAAAACAGGCAGTCGTGAATGAGATGTTCGCGAAGAAGATGTTTGGAACACGCAATGCCTTGGGAGAGCGGGTGTCGGGGCGGGGGGCGACGTATGAGATTGTCGGCGTCGTGAAGAACACCAAAAGCGCCTTTATGCTTGAAGAGGACCGCCCCATCATTTACACCGGGTTGGAACAGAACATCGGCTTGAACAATGCTTCGCCACCTATGGGGTATTCGTTGATGGTGCATTACGAGGGAAGTATGGCGGAGTTGGCGGCAGCGATGCGGAAGGAGATCCATGCCATCGATCCGAAGCTGGCGGTCTTCAATGAGAAGGAGATGAAGGAGCACATTAACGATGCGTTGATCATTCCTCGAGCAGAGTCTGCCGTCTTCGGGACGTTTGGTCTTGCAGGATTGCTGCTGGCTGCCGTGGGGCTGTATGGCCTGATGAGCTACTCAGTACAGCGGAGAACCCACGAAATAGGGGTACGGCTGGCACTGGGAGCTACACGCGGAGGAGTGCAGGCGCTGGTGATGAAGCAAGGCATGACACTCGTTGGAATTGCTGCAGTGATTGGAGCTCCTCTGGCGCTGGCTGCGTCGAAGATTGCGTCGAAGCTGCAGTATGGGATATCGGCCTATGATGCGGTGACTTTTACCTGCGTGCCGGTCTTCCTGGCAGCGGTGGCGCTGGTGGCTTGCTGTATTCCGGCAGTGCGCGCGGCGGCGATTGAACCGCAGACAGCTTTGCGGCATGAGTAA